DNA from Deinobacterium chartae:
AGGACGGAGGTTACGGGTGACGACAGTCCAGCCGATAGACATTACAAAGGAAGTCAAAACCAACTTCATCAACTACGCGATGTCCGTAATTGTGGACCGCGCGCTGCCGGATGTGCGCGACGGTCTCAAACCGGTTCAGCGCCGCATCCTGTACGCGATGTTGCAAGAAGGCCTGGCCAGCAACCAGAAGCACTCCAAGAGTGCCGGTGTGGTCGGCGAGGTCATCAAGAAGTACCACCCGCACGGCGATTCGCCCATCTACGACGCGATGGTCCGACTGGCACAACCCTGGAACCTGCGCTACACCTTGGTCGATGGCCAGGGCAACTTCGGCTCGATCGACGGTGACCCGGCTGCGGCCTACCGCTACACCGAGGCCCGCATGACCAAGATCGCCGAGGCGGTGCTGGCCGACATCGAAAAAGAGACGATCGACTTCAAGCCGAACTTCGACGAGACCACCCAGGAGCCCACCGTGCTCCCGTCGGCGGTGCCGAACCTGCTGATCAACGGCGCCGTGGGGATTGCGGTCGGCATGGCCACCAACCTGCCGCCGCACAACCTCACCGAGGTCTGCAACGGCCTGCTGGCGATGATCGACAACCCGGACATCGGCCTGGACGAGCTGATGACCCACATTCCCGGCCCTGACTTCCCCACCGGCGGGCGCATCGGTCGCGCGGGCATCCGTGACGCCTACGCCACCGGCCACGCCTCGCTGCGCGTGCGCGGCAAGGTGCGTTTCGAGGAGAAGAACGGCCGCCACAGCATCATCATCACCGAGATTCCCTATCAGGTGAACAAGACCAACCTGATCACCACCATCTCGGCGATGTACAAGGCGGGCAAGATCCCGGACATCTCCGCGCTGCGCGACGAATCCGACCGCCGCGAGCCGGTCCGTATCGTGATCGAGCTCAAGCGCGGCGCCCTGCCCGAACTGGTGCTGAACCAGCTGTACAAGTACACGCAGCTGCAGACCACCTTCACGGTCATCAACCTCGCCATCGTCAACTCGGAGCCCAAGGTGCTGCCGCTGCGCGAATCGATGCGGCTGTTCCTCGAGCACCGCCGCGAGGTCGTCACCCGCCGCACCGCCTACGAACTGCGCAAGGCCCAGGAGCGCGCCCACGTCCTCGAGGGCCTGATCATCGCGCTCGACCGCCTCGACGAGGTGATCGCGCTGATCCGCGCCTCGCAGACCGGCCCCGAGGCCAAAGACGGCCTGCAGGCCCGCTTTGGCCTGTCCGAGATTCAGGCACAGGCGATTTTGGACATGCGCCTGCAGCGCCTCACCGGCCTCGAGCGCGAGCGTCTGATGAACGAGTACAACGAGCTGCAATCCTTGATCGCGCGCCTGCAGGGCATCTTGGGCGACGAGAAGCAGCTGTGGAACGTGATCCGCGAGGAGCTGACCGAGATCCGCAACAAGTACGGCGACGAGCGCCGCAGCGCCATAGCCGACCTGCAAGACGACATCTCCAAAGAAGACCTGATCGCGGTCGAGGACATGGTCATCACCATGACCAAGGCGGGCTACATCAAGCGCACCGCCCTCGAGTCGTACCGTGCGCAGAGCCGTGGCGGACGCGGGTCCTCGAGCGGCAAGCTGCGCGAGGAAGACGTGAACACCCGCGTGTTCGTGGGCTCCACCCACGAGTACCTGCTGTTCTTTACCGACCAGGGTCGCGTCTTCCACGAGAAGATCTACGATCTGCCCGAGGCCGGTCGCGACGCCAAGGGCGCGCACATCCGCAACATCTTGCCGCTGCGGGAGGGCGAGACCATCGCCTCGGTTCTGGCGATCAAGGACCTGGGCCAAGCCGGTTACTTCGTGTTCGCCACCGAGCGCGGCATGATCAAGAAAACCGAGATTGCCGAGTACGGCAACATCAACGCGGCTGGCCTGATCGCCATCAACCTGATCGAGGGCGATAACCTGATCGCGGTGGGCATCGCCCGCGACGGCGAGCACGTGGTGCTGGCGACCGCCGCCGGACAGTCGATCCGCTTCGAGGCCAGCGACGTGCGCGCCACCGCCCGCGCTACCCAGGGCGTGATCGGCATCCGTCTCAAGGAGGGGGACCGCGTGGTGAGCATGGCGCTCGTTCCCGCCGACAACGACGGACAGGAGCTGCTGGCGGTGTCCGAGCAGGGCATTGCCAAGCGCACCCCCCTCGAGGAGTACCCGCTGCAGGGTCGTGGCGGTCAGGGTGTGATCACCCTGAAAGTGACCGACAAGACCGGTTCGCTGGTGGCCCTGGCGCACGTGTCCGGCGGCGAGGAACTGATGGTGATGAGCGAGTCGGGCGTGGTGATCCGCACCCGCGTGGAGGAGGTGTCGGTGTACGGCCGCAACGCCCAGGGCGTGAAGGTGATGCGCATCGGCACCGGCGACCGGGTGATCTCGGCGTTCCCGGTCCGCAAGGAAGAAGAAGTCTAAACCACCGGCTGTGCGGGCCCGCCCCCTAAAGGGGGCGGGCTTTGCCTTGAATACCCTGCCCTGAGGCATATTTCTTTATTCGCTCGGCAGGGTAGCTCATGCCCGTTTCAACACCGCCGTCCTGAGCGTACCAATCACGTTCAGGACGGGCTTTTTGGGATGGCATTGTGAGAGGGTATGCATTGTAGCCTAAGCCCGGATTAAAGAAACTTTTTTGTTTACAAAATCGCCAATGTGTAGTAAACTGTATTTCGAGGCAGGGAAATTCTCCTGCCGCCGAGCTCTCGAGGAGGGCCACCATGATTCTGGAAAAGACTTTTGTTGACTCCATCACCTACCGTCCCGGTGCGGTGATTCTGTATCCCGGCAAGAGTGACATGCTCTACCGCGTGCAAAGCGGCCTGGTGCGCATTCACACCATGGACGACGACGGTAACGGTCTCACCCTGCGCTACGTCAAGCCGGGCGAGTTCTTCGGCGAGGAGTCGCTGGCCGGACTCGAGCGCACCTACTTTGCCGAGGCGGTCACCGACTCGACCGTCGACGTCATGAACCCCGCGCTGCTCTCCGCCGAGGACAACCTCGAGGTCACCACGCACCTCGTACGCATCCTCAGCCGCGCTTACGAATCGATCTACCGCCTGGTCGGCAAGCGCCTCAAGAGCCGCATCGCGGCCGAACTGCTCGAACTCTCCGAGACCGCCCTGGCCACCCGCCAGCCCAGCGGCGAGCTGATGATCTACGCCACCCACGACGAGCTGGCCGCCGCCGTCGGCTCGGTGCGCGAGACCGTCACCAAGGTGGTCGGCGAACTGGCCCGCGAGGGCGTGATCGGCGCCGGTTACGGCAAGATCACCCTCAAGAACACCGAAGCGCTCAAGGAAATCGCCAGCCAGTAAGGCGGATAACCCAAAAAGCCCCCCCAAACGGGGGGGCTTTTTGGGTTACCGGGGATGAGCGGTCCGTTGCGGACAAGAGAGCGAAACGTCATACCCAGCGCAGGCAAACGCCTTTACCGCCCCTGCTGCCCCGAAACGGACCACCAAGCCCGCTGGACCAAAGCGTGTCTGTGCAGACATCCCTGCGGACTCACTTAAACGTCCCTGTTACACTATCTACTCAAGTTCAAGACATCCACTTTCCCGCAGTCCCCGACCGGAAA
Protein-coding regions in this window:
- the gyrA gene encoding DNA gyrase subunit A, whose product is MTTVQPIDITKEVKTNFINYAMSVIVDRALPDVRDGLKPVQRRILYAMLQEGLASNQKHSKSAGVVGEVIKKYHPHGDSPIYDAMVRLAQPWNLRYTLVDGQGNFGSIDGDPAAAYRYTEARMTKIAEAVLADIEKETIDFKPNFDETTQEPTVLPSAVPNLLINGAVGIAVGMATNLPPHNLTEVCNGLLAMIDNPDIGLDELMTHIPGPDFPTGGRIGRAGIRDAYATGHASLRVRGKVRFEEKNGRHSIIITEIPYQVNKTNLITTISAMYKAGKIPDISALRDESDRREPVRIVIELKRGALPELVLNQLYKYTQLQTTFTVINLAIVNSEPKVLPLRESMRLFLEHRREVVTRRTAYELRKAQERAHVLEGLIIALDRLDEVIALIRASQTGPEAKDGLQARFGLSEIQAQAILDMRLQRLTGLERERLMNEYNELQSLIARLQGILGDEKQLWNVIREELTEIRNKYGDERRSAIADLQDDISKEDLIAVEDMVITMTKAGYIKRTALESYRAQSRGGRGSSSGKLREEDVNTRVFVGSTHEYLLFFTDQGRVFHEKIYDLPEAGRDAKGAHIRNILPLREGETIASVLAIKDLGQAGYFVFATERGMIKKTEIAEYGNINAAGLIAINLIEGDNLIAVGIARDGEHVVLATAAGQSIRFEASDVRATARATQGVIGIRLKEGDRVVSMALVPADNDGQELLAVSEQGIAKRTPLEEYPLQGRGGQGVITLKVTDKTGSLVALAHVSGGEELMVMSESGVVIRTRVEEVSVYGRNAQGVKVMRIGTGDRVISAFPVRKEEEV
- a CDS encoding helix-turn-helix domain-containing protein produces the protein MILEKTFVDSITYRPGAVILYPGKSDMLYRVQSGLVRIHTMDDDGNGLTLRYVKPGEFFGEESLAGLERTYFAEAVTDSTVDVMNPALLSAEDNLEVTTHLVRILSRAYESIYRLVGKRLKSRIAAELLELSETALATRQPSGELMIYATHDELAAAVGSVRETVTKVVGELAREGVIGAGYGKITLKNTEALKEIASQ